The following proteins come from a genomic window of Streptomyces sp. GS7:
- a CDS encoding terpene synthase family protein — protein MHQESQDGPNLPGLAVPFPLRINPHVDTARHHDMAWAKGTGLVSTPADELRYRSWDLALLVAGWLPDAPPDGVDLAVNAFNWCTVYDDLHAGERATDSRYARRMAEPVLTYLETGHLPRNPTPLLLALDDIVTREMQRSPHESHARIAHNWALFVAAFMEETKNREGGLPLSYHEYRALRMESGAVPLMTDLVEIANGYHVTAGARSVPAFQTLFNSANEAICYINDLYSYPKEEAAGDQHNLVFVFENAHRCTRQEAVGRTVEAILDACDNMLLQQSRLRNGCRRAKLPPEEIAGAHRFSHDLIYPISSMVSWQQKSGRYARPDNAVYKSGLHR, from the coding sequence ATGCACCAGGAAAGCCAGGACGGCCCGAACCTTCCCGGCCTCGCCGTTCCCTTCCCCCTCCGTATCAATCCGCACGTCGACACCGCCCGCCATCACGACATGGCCTGGGCCAAAGGCACCGGCCTCGTCTCGACTCCTGCCGACGAACTCCGCTACCGCTCCTGGGACCTCGCGCTGCTCGTCGCAGGCTGGCTGCCCGACGCACCACCGGACGGCGTAGACCTCGCCGTCAACGCATTCAACTGGTGCACCGTCTACGACGATCTGCACGCCGGCGAAAGGGCTACGGACTCCCGCTACGCCCGGCGGATGGCGGAACCTGTCCTGACCTATCTGGAAACCGGACATCTCCCAAGGAATCCGACTCCCTTGCTGCTGGCACTCGACGACATCGTCACCCGGGAAATGCAGCGGTCTCCCCACGAGAGCCATGCACGCATCGCCCACAATTGGGCGCTTTTCGTTGCCGCGTTCATGGAGGAGACGAAGAACAGGGAAGGCGGGCTACCCCTCAGCTATCACGAGTACCGGGCCCTTCGCATGGAGAGCGGAGCGGTCCCTCTCATGACGGATCTCGTCGAGATCGCCAACGGCTATCACGTGACGGCCGGAGCCCGCTCGGTACCTGCCTTCCAAACCCTCTTCAACTCCGCCAACGAAGCCATCTGTTACATCAACGACCTCTACTCCTACCCCAAGGAAGAGGCCGCCGGGGATCAGCACAACCTCGTCTTCGTCTTCGAGAACGCACACCGCTGCACCCGCCAAGAGGCCGTCGGGCGCACCGTCGAAGCCATCCTCGACGCATGCGACAACATGCTTCTCCAGCAATCGCGGCTACGGAACGGATGCCGCCGGGCGAAGCTCCCACCGGAGGAGATCGCCGGCGCCCACCGCTTCTCCCACGACCTCATCTACCCGATTTCCTCGATGGTTTCGTGGCAGCAAAAGAGCGGACGCTACGCACGTCCGGACAACGCGGTGTACAAGAGCGGGTTGCACCGCTGA
- a CDS encoding winged helix-turn-helix domain-containing protein — MAGAELSPLLVDPTRLSIVSLLAATQWAEFGWVRDSVGMSDSALSKQVTTLSKPGYIDVRKGYVGKRPRTWLSLSDSGRSALEAHIAALHEIVEQSRQAGETQQAHSGEPPS, encoded by the coding sequence ATGGCCGGAGCTGAACTGTCTCCACTGCTGGTCGATCCCACGCGGCTGTCCATCGTGTCCCTGCTCGCCGCGACCCAGTGGGCCGAGTTCGGCTGGGTACGGGACTCGGTGGGCATGTCCGACTCGGCGCTGTCCAAGCAGGTGACAACGTTGAGCAAGCCCGGATACATCGACGTCCGCAAAGGATACGTGGGCAAGCGCCCGCGAACGTGGCTGAGCCTCAGCGACTCCGGGCGCAGCGCACTGGAAGCACACATCGCGGCACTGCACGAGATCGTCGAGCAGTCCCGGCAGGCCGGGGAAACGCAACAAGCCCACTCCGGCGAGCCGCCGTCCTGA
- a CDS encoding DivIVA domain-containing protein, whose product MFSSRKARGTGGAFGFALVRRGYDCGQVDAYIQRLSGPEPPTEPAAFDLVRRGYDRGQVDAHLDELRARRGLTG is encoded by the coding sequence ATGTTTTCTTCGCGTAAGGCGCGGGGGACCGGTGGTGCGTTCGGCTTTGCGTTGGTGCGGCGGGGCTACGACTGTGGACAGGTCGACGCGTACATCCAGCGACTGTCCGGGCCCGAACCGCCAACCGAGCCGGCCGCGTTCGACTTGGTGCGGCGCGGGTACGACCGAGGGCAGGTCGACGCCCATCTCGATGAACTGCGGGCGCGTAGGGGCCTGACGGGTTAG